Proteins encoded together in one Elusimicrobiota bacterium window:
- a CDS encoding nucleoside phosphorylase codes for MKKGKEYHITLGKGDVGRYVLLPGDPGRVPLIAKSFENAKEMAFNREYRTFTGNITGFDGKKIKVSATSTGIGCPSTAIAVEELIKIGADTFIRVGTAGSLQKNVKLGDIVISTASVREEGTTRQYVPLSYPSVADLEVTNALIEAAAKLGFKWHAGINHCKDAFYTENAKDLPLSDYNEQMWKTWCRSNVLSTSMESSAIFVISAIRKVYAGEVLAIIGLTYSDKPIIRKVGIEEAIKTAIEAIKILDNKRKAGKCCCCCG; via the coding sequence ATGAAAAAAGGAAAAGAGTATCACATAACTTTAGGCAAGGGTGATGTTGGAAGGTATGTTTTGTTACCGGGGGACCCGGGAAGGGTACCTCTTATTGCAAAGTCTTTCGAGAATGCAAAAGAAATGGCTTTTAACCGTGAATACAGGACATTTACCGGAAATATTACAGGTTTTGACGGTAAAAAAATAAAAGTATCTGCAACTTCAACCGGTATCGGTTGTCCTTCAACAGCGATTGCAGTTGAGGAATTGATAAAAATCGGCGCAGATACATTTATAAGGGTTGGTACTGCCGGTTCTCTTCAAAAAAATGTTAAACTTGGCGATATTGTTATCTCAACAGCATCTGTTCGTGAAGAAGGTACTACTCGTCAGTATGTTCCGCTGTCATATCCGTCCGTTGCCGATTTAGAAGTTACGAATGCACTTATTGAAGCAGCAGCAAAATTAGGTTTTAAATGGCATGCCGGGATTAATCATTGTAAAGATGCTTTTTATACTGAAAATGCGAAAGATTTACCTTTATCAGATTATAACGAACAGATGTGGAAAACATGGTGCCGTTCAAATGTTCTGTCAACTTCTATGGAATCTTCTGCAATTTTTGTTATTTCGGCAATTAGAAAAGTTTATGCCGGTGAAGTACTTGCAATTATCGGTTTAACATATTCAGACAAGCCGATTATAAGAAAAGTTGGAATAGAAGAAGCAATAAAAACAGCAATTGAAGCGATAAAGATTTTAGATAATAAAAGAAAAGCAGGTAAATGTTGCTGTTGTTGCGGGTAA